The Gadus macrocephalus chromosome 1, ASM3116895v1 DNA window gctgtttatttttaataaataacTGTTTATCTTCAGTACAATACATTATGAAATGAGGTGTCCTCGACTAAGATCTAGCATAGTCTAATCTGATTCATCATGCCAGACCTGTAACCATATCTGATTATCTTTTAAAATACGCGACTCAATGAAGCCTTATTTGTTGTGACTTTCGTTCTCCAGAGATGTCTGTAGAGAGGGTTCTCCAGTCTGTAGAGAGGGTTCTCCAGTCTGTAGGGAGGGTTCTCCAGTCTGTAGGGAGGGTTCTCCAGTCTGTAGGGAGGGTTCTCCAGTCTGTAGGGAGGGTTCTCCAGTCTGTAGACCTACATCCATAAGCTCTGATTATTAACAATGTTAAAAACCTGTGAATGATGCTTTTCAGCATTTAGAACAAATGCAGACCATTCAGCCCAAATGTAGACGTTTTTTTAGGGATAATGCAACTGCCATTACAAAGGTTCCACTACAGGTAAACCCGCACAACTTTCCTGACACGCTGATTTAACTACTGAAGACCAAGTTGACTCATTGTCTTTCAATCGAAGAATTTAATCAGCGAAGAATCAAGATCACCCCTAgtatcaatatatatttattctgtaTCAGTTTTCAGTGTTCAGACTCAAACATGATGATTCCGTCCTGTGTCCCTATGATTCAGTTCTTCCAGTGATTGAATTCAGTTCTGTTCAGTTTAATTAACGGCCTCCTTGTTGCCGTGTTCCCCCAGCTGACCAAGATCACCCGGACCGGCCCCAACAGCTGGGAGACCAAGAAGATCATCTCGGTGTCCTTCGCTCCTCTGGTCCTTCCCAAATACAACAACAACGGCAAGCCCAAGGCCGTGCCCTTACGTGAGTCCCACGGGGCTGTTTCTATCGAATGCTTCTATCCTATTTTTTCTATCCTAGGCTTCCATCCTATATTTCCATCGTATGTTTCCATCGTATGTCTCTATCGTGTGTTTCTATTGTATGTTTCCATCGTATGTTTCCATCGTATGTTTCCATCGTATGTTTCCATCGTATGTCTCTATCGTGTTTCTATTGTATGTTTCCATCGTACGTTTCTATCTATTCTTTCTATTTATTCGGTAAAGCTTCAAGTTTATTGTTGGCTCATTACGTAAGCTTTTACCAGCCCCATTATTATGTCCAGTATGAGTTTGAACAGTATCATGTCCAATAGTACATCTGTATGAAGGGGGTGGAGGTATGGACCATTATGACTCCCAGTATGAGTATGACCAGCATCATGTCCCATAGTGCACGCTGCTGTTCGTCCGTCTGTATGAAGGGGgtcggggtgaggagggggtacTGACCGTGTCCCTCCACAGCCGTGCTGGAGGTCCGCTCCCTGCAGGAGCTGGCTCGCATCTCCATCCGCCACGCCCTCCGCGTGACCCGggacggggcggggggcggcggggggccggCGCGCGGCCGCGGCTCCTCCTTCAGCGTGGGCCGGGGCCTGGCGGTGGCCGGGCTCCACAAGTACGGGCCCCGCTTCAAGCGGCGCCGCGTCCACCGCCGCCACAGCAACAGCCTGGCGCCCGGCGGGCGGGCGGCGGCGCAGTCGGGCTCCGCCCCCCCCgacggcaacaacaacaacgcccACCACCGCCGAGCCAGGGAGCGGGGggccacggaggaggaggacgacgacgacgaccggGAGGCCCGGCGGCGCCGGAGGGGGGGCCGCAGGGTGCTGAGGGGCACGCCGGGGGAACCCGAGGCGGCCGAGGAGCCGGCGGAGGACGGCGACGAGCCGAGGGCCCGGGGGGAGACCCTACGGGCCGAGCCCGCCGTCAACGTGCTGCGGGAAAGGATTCTGGGGCTGCCCCTGCCCGAGCCGCTCAAGATGTATCTGCTGTACTACCGGGAGAAGTGAGGCCAGGCGCTCAGGGCACGCACACAGCTAGGGCTCcactcagagggggggggggggggggctgagtgaTCCCACCCTCTCCCACTGCAACCTGAACCAGGCAGGACTCTCTGAGCTGCTCTGAGTCGCTCCAAACACTCTTCCTCTGCATACGACCCTGGTGGATCGGCCGTCTTCTCCCATTCATCGCCACCTTGTTCAAGTGCTTCTTCATCTcagtggcccccccccccccccccccccagagactcTTTCAGCCGATGCTAGGTGGTACCCAAGCTTGCTATGCATGAAGTAAGAGAACATTTCTGACGATCATTTCATTTCAGAAATCCGAGAAAGATTTCTAAGTCGtagctttttttttaagaacAGCGCCAGAAACCCAACGTATGAATAAAGCACATTCAGTCATTCTCCTCACAGGGAGTAACTCTCGGTGTTCCACAAAGGTGTCTGATCTGCTATGTAATGCATCGATGCATGGCATGTACACCATACCCAACGTTAACTACGAGCAGATCAATGGGGGTCCACAGGTCATGTGAGGGGAGCTCAGGGCTGCTTGCTACGGTCAGGTTGTTACAGGTTGGGCCTCCTGCTTCCTGACCatggctgaggggggagagatgggaccAAGAAGCCAAATTGATTTGGCCTCTGACCCTGATGTGTTTCTATCAGAATGCCGGGGTTCAGGAGTGTTTGAGAGAAGAACAAAGCATCTTAGTTTCGGTCTTGTGAGCAACTTGTTGAAGAAGAACTCGATTGCCATGACAGGGGACGAGTCCAAGACTGAGTAATTCTTCTCCGTAATACAAGACTTGAATCCAGAAGCGATTTTTGT harbors:
- the LOC132460993 gene encoding protein-L-isoaspartate O-methyltransferase domain-containing protein 2; this translates as MGGAVSAGEDNDELIDNLKEAYYIRSCLVERAFRAIDRADYYLDEYRENAYKDLAWRHGNIHLSAPCIYSEVMEALDLYPGLSFLNLGSGTGYLSTMVGLILGPFGVNHGVELHADVIEYAYQKLDNFIKTSDSFDKFEFCEPCFVAGNCLEIPPHSRQYDRVYCGAGVQKEYESYMKNVLKVGGVLVLPLEEKLTKITRTGPNSWETKKIISVSFAPLVLPKYNNNGKPKAVPLPVLEVRSLQELARISIRHALRVTRDGAGGGGGPARGRGSSFSVGRGLAVAGLHKYGPRFKRRRVHRRHSNSLAPGGRAAAQSGSAPPDGNNNNAHHRRARERGATEEEDDDDDREARRRRRGGRRVLRGTPGEPEAAEEPAEDGDEPRARGETLRAEPAVNVLRERILGLPLPEPLKMYLLYYREK